GCCGTATCGCCATCGCCAACCCGCTCACCGAGGAGCAGAACGTCCTGCGCACGGCAGTGGCCCCGAGCCTGCTCCAGAACCTCAAGCACAACATCGCCCAGGGCAATGCGCGGCTGCGGCTGTTCGAGCTGGCCCGGGTGTACTTCGAGGACCAGGATTCGGAGACCCGCGCCCGAGAGCACACCCGGCTGGGGATCCTTTTGCACGGTCCGCGCTTCGCCGAGGATTGGCCCTGGCCCTTGGAGGACGCCGATTATCTCGACGCCAAGGGACTGGTCGAGGGGCTTTTCGAACACCTCAAGCTGGGCCGCCCGGAGTTTGCCGCCCTGGACGGGCACTGCTTCCTGGAACCCGCCGTGGCCGTGAGCCTGGAGGGCAAGACTCTGGGTACGCTGGGCCGGGTCAAGGCCGACATGGCCGACGCCCATCACGCCCGCCGCGAGGTCTGGATGGCCGACCTGGACGTGGACCTTCTCCGCGCGCTGCACACGGCCCGCAAGGTCGAGTTCCGGCCGCTGCCCACCTTCCCGCCGGTGCGCCGGGACGTGACCGTGACCTGCCCCGGCGGCCTGGCCGCCGAGTCCGTGCGCCGGACCATCCAGGAACTCCGTCCGCAGTTCCTGGAGAGCGTGGAAATGGTCGACCTGTTCACGCCCGCCCCGGACAAGGACGAGCGCAACCTGACCTTCCGCCTGACCTACCGTCACTCGGCCCGGACCCTGAAGGACAAGGAAGTGGACAAGGAACACGGCAAGATGGTCGACGGGTTGCTGCAAAAGCTGCCGGTTCGGCTGTAGGCGTTTCCGCCGTTCAGAATCCAGGGGGCTCCGGCCCCCTTTTTTTCGCTTGTTTCAGGTGTTCCCCGCGCCCCCTTCCTCTGCTATTGTTCCCTCATGGACGGGAAATCCGGCTCCAAGACCTACAAGATCGGCCAGGCCGCCGAACTGCTCGGCATCAAGCCCTTTGTGCTGCGCTTCTGGGAGGGCGAGTTCCCCCAGTTGGAGCCGTTGCGCACGGCTTCGGGCCAGCGCATGTACAGCGAGGAGCAGCTCGGGCTGGTGCGTGAGATCAAGCACCTGCTCTACGACGAGGGCCTGACCATCGAGGGCGCGCGCAAGCGCCTGGAGGAAAAGGGGCCCAGCGACCTGCTGCGCGAAGTGCGCGACGAGCTGCTGGCCATCCGCGACCTGCTCGCGGGCAAGGACGGTTTCAACACGGAGGTGCGCTCATGAACAAATGGCTCAAGTATGGATTGCTGACCCTCGGTGTGGGAGTGCTGCTCCTGGTGATCGGGGCGGTGATTTTCGTGAGCACCTTCGACCCGAACCAGTACAAGACCCAGATCGCCGAGGCCGTGAAGAAGGCCACGGGCCGCGACCTCGCCTTTCAGGGCGACGTGAAGGTGTCGGTCTTTCCCTGGATCGGGGCCGACGTGGGCGGTGTGACCCTGGGCAACGCCCCCGGCTTCGGCGACAAGCCCATGGTCAGCTTCACCTCGGCCAAGGTCCGCATCAAGCTTTTGCCGCTCCTCTCCGGCAGTGTGGAGATGGGCAAGGTGAGCCTGGACAACCTGACCCTCAACCTGGCTCGGGCCAAGGACGGGCGGACCAACTGGGACGACCTCGCGGGCAAGGGCGAGGACAAGGGCGCCGCTCCGGCGTCGGCGCCATCCAAAAGCGGCGGGGAATTGTCCCTGGCCGTGGGCGGACTGGCGATCACCAACGCCAACATCTTCTGGGAGGACGCCAAGGAAGGCAAGAGCTACGCCGTGCGCGAGGTGAACCTGGAAACCGGGGCCATCGATCCCGGCGACCCGTTCGACTTCAAGCTCGCCTTCGCCCTGGACAGCACGGAGCCCGAACTGCGGACACGCAACGTCCTCTCCGGCGTCGCGACCCTGGACACCGGCGCGAAACGCTATGCGGTGAAGGATTTCAAACTTTCGGTCCAGGCCCAGGGCAAGGCCGTGCCCGGCGGCAAGGTCGAGGCGGTCCTGGCCGCGGCCCAGGCCCAGACCGACCTCAAGGCTCAGACAGGTGGGCTTTCCGGCCTCGTGTTCACGGCCTACAACCTGAAGGTCACGGGTCAGGCCGATGCGGCCAAGATACTGGACGGCCCCGAGGCCTCCGGGCAACTGGAGATCGCGCCCTTCGACGTCAAGGAACTGCTCCGCTCCCTGGGACAGGCCCCGCTGGAGACCGCCGACCCCGAGGCCCTCAAGCAGGTCTCGGCCAAGCTCTCGTTCAAGACCGCCAAGGACAAAGCCTCCGTGGACAAGCTCCTGTTGAAGCTGGACCAGACCACCTTGGAGGCGGTGGCCTCGATACAGAACTTCGCCAAGCCGTTTTACGCCCTGACCGCCCAGGTGGACAGCATCGACGTGGATCGTTATCTGCCGCCCAAGAAACAAGGCGGCGGGAGTCCCTCGGGCCAGTCCTCCGGAGCCTCCGGCGGCTCCGGCGAAGTCATCCCGGTGAAAGTCATCCGCGACCTGGGCCTGGACGCCCGGCTGGACGTGGGCAAACTCAAGGTCTCCGGCTTGCGCCTGAGCGACGTGAAGGTGCGGGCCCAGGCCAAGGACGGCCTGCTCACCGTGGACCCGGCGGAGTTGCTGCTCTACGGCGGCAGTCTCGCTTCCGCGCTTTCCATCGACTGTCGCCCGGATACGCCGCACAGCGCCGTGCGCGCGACCCTGTCCAAGGTCCAACTCGGGCCGCTGCTCAAGGACATGAGCGGCAAGGACAACATCGACGGCAACCTGAACCTCAAGGCCGATCTGCGCACCACCGGGGCCACGGTCCCGGCCCTCAAGCGCGGGCTCGGCGGCAACTTGGCCCTGGACATCCACGACGGCGTGTTCCCGGGCGTGGACCTGGAGGCCATGACCAAGGCGGTCATGTCGGCGGGCGGCAAGAGTGGCACGGTGCAGGGCAAGTCCTCGGACCGCACACCGTTCGGCTCCATCACGGCCACGGCCGTGGCCGCCAACGGCGTCATCGTCAACCGCGACCTGGACGTGCGCTCGCCCAACGTGCGGGCCGACGGCGAGGGGCAGGTGAACCTGCCGGCCGACAGCATCGACTACCTCGTGCGGGCCCGGCTCGTGGCCGCCACCTCCTCGGACACCGGGCTCCTGGTGCCAGTGCGCATCAAGGGCAGCCTGTCCGATCCGTCCTTCGGCGTGGACTTGGCCGAGTACTTCAAGGGCGCGGCCGCCGGTCTGGTCAAGGGGGTGGGCGGAGCGGTCCAGGGAGTCGGCGGGGCCATCGGCGGGGCCGTTGAGGGCGTGTTCGGCGGCAAGAAGAAGGAATCCTCCGGCACGTCGACGCAGCAGACACAGCCGCAGCAGGAGCCGAAGAAGAAGGGCGGCGCCCTGGAAGGACTCAAGAAGCTCTTCTAGCAGCCACGCCTTCCGGAAAAAATGAAAAGGGCCTCCACCGTCGGTGGGGGCCCTTTGTGCTTCCGACGCGGAGCGGAAGCGGCCGGGGCCCGCCGGAGGGAGTGGCCGGCGGGCCCGTTGCGAGGAGTCCGGCTTCGGGGCCTCGCGCTCTGGTCGAAGCGCGTTGCCCCAGAGAGTCGAGGAGTGTCTTGTCGCTAAGATTTTGATAATCATTTTCATGATGGTCTGTCAAGTGCTGCGGGGTGGGATTTTTCAGTTGCCCTTCTGCCGCTATATTGA
The nucleotide sequence above comes from Desulfovibrio aminophilus DSM 12254. Encoded proteins:
- a CDS encoding AsmA family protein produces the protein MNKWLKYGLLTLGVGVLLLVIGAVIFVSTFDPNQYKTQIAEAVKKATGRDLAFQGDVKVSVFPWIGADVGGVTLGNAPGFGDKPMVSFTSAKVRIKLLPLLSGSVEMGKVSLDNLTLNLARAKDGRTNWDDLAGKGEDKGAAPASAPSKSGGELSLAVGGLAITNANIFWEDAKEGKSYAVREVNLETGAIDPGDPFDFKLAFALDSTEPELRTRNVLSGVATLDTGAKRYAVKDFKLSVQAQGKAVPGGKVEAVLAAAQAQTDLKAQTGGLSGLVFTAYNLKVTGQADAAKILDGPEASGQLEIAPFDVKELLRSLGQAPLETADPEALKQVSAKLSFKTAKDKASVDKLLLKLDQTTLEAVASIQNFAKPFYALTAQVDSIDVDRYLPPKKQGGGSPSGQSSGASGGSGEVIPVKVIRDLGLDARLDVGKLKVSGLRLSDVKVRAQAKDGLLTVDPAELLLYGGSLASALSIDCRPDTPHSAVRATLSKVQLGPLLKDMSGKDNIDGNLNLKADLRTTGATVPALKRGLGGNLALDIHDGVFPGVDLEAMTKAVMSAGGKSGTVQGKSSDRTPFGSITATAVAANGVIVNRDLDVRSPNVRADGEGQVNLPADSIDYLVRARLVAATSSDTGLLVPVRIKGSLSDPSFGVDLAEYFKGAAAGLVKGVGGAVQGVGGAIGGAVEGVFGGKKKESSGTSTQQTQPQQEPKKKGGALEGLKKLF
- a CDS encoding MerR family transcriptional regulator; protein product: MDGKSGSKTYKIGQAAELLGIKPFVLRFWEGEFPQLEPLRTASGQRMYSEEQLGLVREIKHLLYDEGLTIEGARKRLEEKGPSDLLREVRDELLAIRDLLAGKDGFNTEVRS